Proteins from a genomic interval of Xiphias gladius isolate SHS-SW01 ecotype Sanya breed wild chromosome 23, ASM1685928v1, whole genome shotgun sequence:
- the LOC120785411 gene encoding polyadenylate-binding protein-interacting protein 2-like: MKDPSLSNVSAPNMTISNEVILSSQFGSEDDPFAEYMWMENEEEFNRQVEEELWEEEFIERCFQEMLEEEEQWEWFIPSRDLPSQTVSQLQEQISLLVLDADVHADADFDVVMNSSLNPNAKEFTPGIQKHVM, translated from the exons ATGAAAGACCCGAGTCTCAGCAACGTCTCGGCCCCGAACATGACGATCAGCAACGAGGTGATCCTGAGCAGCCAGTTCGGCTCCGAGGACGACCCGTTCGCCGAGTACATGTGGATGGAGAACGAGGAGGAGTTCAACAGGCAG gtggaggaggagctgtGGGAGGAGGAGTTTATCGAGCGTTGTTTCCAGGAgatgttggaggaggaggagcagtggGAGTGGTTCATCCCGTCCAGAGACCTCCCCTCGCAGACCGTCAGTCAGCTGCAGGAGCAGATCAGTCTGCTGGTTCTGGACGCAGACGTCCACGCGGATGCCGACTTCGACGTCGTG ATGAACAGCAGTCTGAACCCCAACGCCAAGGAGTTCACCCCGGGCATCCAGAAACACGTCATGTGA